From Oenococcus sicerae, the proteins below share one genomic window:
- a CDS encoding efflux RND transporter permease subunit, producing MGNEIFVSQNSKVFKDTTTYQKHFGGDGVYILMSGKQSDLLSQKNLKKITILSNDLKQVKNVRGTMNIVSVMNEQLKNAANGSATSSFNISGDGQNEIMANLTSGQQAKIQTTLENLLNTEQKSKIQNYSINLLSASQKSEMAGKIATGQNAQLATTAVMTTAQTKQIQNYSSSLLTTQQQAILQKEVIKALPAVQNMNSKLLHNLLFSNNGKLPTQLNQLLPQNGKHLLFVVNTSDKTDMSVYVQLSKDINGLINKENFYHRIKIRVAGLPVVQGQVQNEVFKTMGTMLGLAVVIMIVILYLIFPVRRRLLSLLFVVVSLIWTFGIMGLLGIPLTLATMATLPIIIGLGTDFGVQFHNRYEEEYRRENDSQIAADIAISNMGPAVGIALIVMSLSFLTMFLAKAPMMQQFGLTLAIGVVASYIVEIVLMFATLTLLDHKNPTKTIKATQDSKLSVLLGKYAGFVIHHAKAVLAVGLIAMGIGFSLEPKVGVQTDLLKMIPQNMSTLKNTKYLQTKAGSTTYLTYLVKSNKKLDVQDIQTIKRIGASENEKYSGIVGVTSVATLLEQNNVHIQGLSALGVSSSIKNLPSAARQTTISSNKKFATIQFKVKNKLVAKKQLVLLNKINRDIKKTSHNGLKISPAGAQVMMLNGTVNMTANHDLIMFAGLAIIFIVLALVYRDLKLAMMPVIPILIVLGLSPLSLYLMNIPYNPVTIALSSLVLGIGTEFTILILERYKEERDQGIESKQAIISSVSSVGQAITVSGLTVMGGFAAIIFASFPVLQTFGLITVLDTGFSLISALTVLPAVIYLFDKNTRRKN from the coding sequence ATGGGCAATGAAATTTTTGTCAGTCAAAATTCCAAGGTGTTTAAGGATACAACGACCTACCAAAAGCATTTTGGCGGTGATGGTGTTTATATTTTAATGTCGGGCAAACAAAGCGACTTGCTCAGCCAAAAAAATCTTAAGAAAATTACCATTTTGTCAAATGACCTTAAGCAAGTTAAGAACGTTCGCGGCACGATGAATATCGTCAGTGTCATGAATGAACAGCTTAAAAATGCTGCAAATGGTTCGGCGACCTCTTCATTTAATATTTCTGGAGATGGTCAAAATGAAATCATGGCTAATCTGACAAGCGGGCAGCAAGCTAAAATTCAGACAACGCTTGAAAATTTATTGAATACTGAGCAGAAAAGTAAAATTCAAAATTATTCGATCAATTTATTGTCTGCTAGCCAAAAAAGCGAGATGGCTGGGAAAATTGCTACTGGTCAGAATGCACAATTAGCTACGACGGCCGTTATGACAACCGCTCAGACGAAACAAATTCAAAATTATTCTTCTTCACTGTTAACTACTCAGCAACAAGCGATTCTCCAAAAAGAAGTTATTAAGGCATTGCCAGCTGTTCAAAATATGAATTCAAAATTACTGCATAATTTGTTGTTTTCCAACAATGGCAAATTACCGACGCAGTTAAATCAATTGTTGCCCCAAAATGGCAAACATCTGTTGTTTGTTGTTAATACTTCAGATAAAACAGATATGTCAGTTTATGTTCAACTTTCTAAAGATATTAACGGGCTGATCAATAAAGAAAATTTTTATCATCGTATTAAAATACGTGTTGCCGGACTGCCTGTTGTTCAAGGACAGGTCCAAAATGAAGTTTTCAAAACAATGGGAACTATGTTAGGACTAGCGGTTGTTATCATGATCGTTATTTTATATCTTATTTTCCCGGTTAGACGGCGTCTGTTATCACTGCTGTTTGTTGTTGTGAGTTTGATTTGGACCTTTGGCATTATGGGCCTGCTAGGTATTCCGTTAACATTAGCCACGATGGCGACTTTGCCGATCATCATTGGTTTGGGCACAGATTTCGGGGTTCAATTCCATAATCGTTACGAGGAAGAATATCGTCGTGAAAATGATTCCCAAATAGCTGCTGATATCGCCATTAGTAATATGGGTCCAGCGGTTGGTATTGCTTTGATCGTTATGTCGCTAAGTTTCTTAACTATGTTCCTCGCAAAAGCACCAATGATGCAGCAATTTGGTCTAACACTCGCAATTGGCGTAGTTGCATCTTACATTGTTGAGATCGTCTTAATGTTTGCAACGCTAACATTATTGGATCACAAGAATCCAACGAAAACCATCAAGGCCACACAAGATTCTAAATTATCAGTTTTGTTAGGTAAATACGCCGGTTTTGTCATTCATCACGCCAAAGCGGTTCTTGCTGTTGGGCTAATTGCCATGGGGATCGGTTTTTCGCTTGAGCCTAAAGTTGGCGTTCAAACGGATTTATTAAAAATGATTCCGCAGAATATGTCAACGTTGAAGAACACAAAATATCTGCAAACAAAAGCTGGCTCAACTACCTATTTGACCTATTTGGTTAAGTCCAACAAAAAATTAGATGTTCAGGACATTCAAACCATTAAAAGAATTGGCGCCAGCGAGAATGAGAAATACTCTGGTATTGTTGGTGTCACATCAGTTGCGACCTTGCTGGAACAAAATAATGTTCATATTCAAGGATTATCTGCACTTGGCGTAAGCAGTTCTATCAAAAATCTGCCGTCTGCTGCTCGCCAAACAACGATTAGCAGTAATAAAAAATTTGCAACCATTCAATTCAAGGTCAAGAATAAATTAGTGGCAAAAAAACAGTTGGTTTTGTTGAACAAGATCAATCGAGATATTAAAAAAACTTCACACAATGGTTTGAAAATTTCTCCAGCCGGTGCACAAGTGATGATGCTAAACGGCACAGTCAACATGACTGCCAACCACGACCTGATTATGTTTGCCGGACTAGCTATCATTTTCATTGTCTTGGCGTTGGTCTATCGTGATTTAAAGCTTGCTATGATGCCAGTTATTCCTATTTTGATCGTATTGGGATTGTCACCATTATCGCTGTATCTGATGAATATTCCCTATAATCCGGTCACGATCGCCCTGAGTTCATTGGTACTGGGCATCGGAACTGAATTCACTATTTTGATTTTGGAACGATATAAAGAGGAACGGGATCAAGGTA